The genome window GTGGACCAGGTGATGCCGACGCGCGGCCGTCCGTCACTCACGGCTCACACGATACACCCGGGCGGCGTTGTCGTGCAGCAGGAGGCGGGCCACCTCCTCCCGGTCCGCGTCCAGGAAGCCCGCCCCCGTCGCCTCGTCCAGTGCTCGGGCCAGGGCCTCGCGCAGGTGACGTGCGGCCACCCAGTACAGCTCGGGGAGGGAGAAGGCGTCGGTGGCCAGCATCACCTTGCTCGCCGGCGCCAGCCCGAGCGCCTCGGCGATAGCCGGGGCGGCGCGGTGGGCCAGGAACGGGACCGTCAGCGAGAGGTCCAGGTAGACCTGCGGGTAGACCGCAGCGAGCCAGGCCGCCTCGGCGACGTACGGGTGGGCGTGCAGCAGCACCAGGGGAACCTGCGCGAAGCGGGCGTCCTCCAGCACCGGGCGCAGGTGGAGCGGGTTGGCCAGGCGCAGGTCCAGGTCGCGGTCCCCGAAGCCGGTGTGGACCTGAACCGGCAGCCGCCGCTCGGCCGCCACCGCCAGCGTGCGCAGGAAGAGCGTGTCGAGCACGGGCTGGGCGACCAGGCGCCGCCGACCGGCGGCGAACGCCACGCGCGTCTCTGCCAGGGCGGCGTCCCGCGCGTCGGCCGGCCACGACCGCACCTGCAGCCCGCAGCGGTAGGCGATGATCGACTTGAAGGCCACCACCTCGTCCGCGGCCTGGTGCAGGGCCGCATCGAAGGCCTCCTCCAGCGCCGGCCAGTCGGGAGCGTCCGGGACGAGCCGCTCCGCCACCGTCTCGACGCGCAGGATCGGCCGCAGCGGCAGGGGCAGGAGCCCGCGCATCTCCTCCAGCGTGAGGGACGCCTCCGGCCGGTAGCCGAGGTCCAGCAGCACCGCCGCCAGCCCCGCGTCGGCGAGGAGCGCCCGGGCGCGGTGCTCGAAGGGCAGGGCCGCCCGGGCGGCCAGCACCGCCTCCTCCGTGGGGGCGCAGCCGAAGAAGTGCGCCAGGTCGCGCACCGCGCGGCGGTAGAAGAGCGTGTAGGGGACGTGGTGGCGAACGATCTCGGGGAGGTCGCCTTCGGTGAAGCAGGCGCGGAACCCCTCCGCGTCCTCCGGCTGGCGGCGCAGGAAGGCGTGAGCGTGGTGGTCCAGCAGCGGGATGCCCGCGAAGGGGAGGTCGGCCACCCTCAGTACTTGAGGAGGTGCGCCTCCGCCTCGGCCTCGGCGGAGGCGTTGCGCAGCGCTTCCCACTCCCCCCGCCGCACGGCCATGTAGGAGCGGGCCAGCGGCTCCCCGAGCGCCTCGCGCAGCACGGTGTCGTCCGCCAGCGCGGCCAGCGCGTCGCCCAGGGTGGCGGGGATCGGCCGGATCCCGCGCCGCTCCCGCTCTTCCGGCGGCAGCGTGGCCGGGTCCACCTCCACCGGCTCGCCCGGGTGGAGCCCGCGCCGCACCCCGTCGAGCCCGGCCGCCAGCACCCCGGCCAGGGCCAGGTAGGGGTTGGCGCTGCTGTCCACCGTCTTGAGCTCGATGTTCATCGCGTCCGGTCCCCGCCGCGGGGTGATGACCCGGACGGCCGCCTCCCGGTTCTCCGGTCCGTAGACCGCGAAGGCCCCCGCCCAGAAATGGGGGCGGATGCGCCGATAAGAGTTCACGGAAGGGATGGTGAGCGCCGCGAGCGCAGGGAGGTGGTGCAGCAGGCCGGCGATGAAGGCATAGGCGAGCGTCGACAACCGCAGGGGATCGCCCTCGTCGTACGTCACGTTGCGCCCGTCGCGCCACAGGCTGAGGTGCAGATGGGCGCCGCTGCCGGCCCGGTCGGGGAAGGGCTTGGGGGCGAAGGAGGCGGCCAGTCCGTGGCGGGCCGCGACGCCGCGGACCGCCTCCCGCAGCAGGACGTGACGGTCGGCGGCGGCCAGCGCCGGGGCGTGGGGGATGCTCACCTCGAACTGGCCCGGCCCGGACTCCGGGTAGAGGAGGTGGACGCCCAGGCCCATCGCCTCGAGCGTCTCCACCAGCTCGGCCAGGAACGGCGCGGCCAAGTCGTAGGCGTAGCCCACGGCGAACGTGGTCTGGTCCACGGGCTCGTAGCGCCCGTCGCGCGAGCGGAGGAGGTAGAACTCCGGCTCGAAGGCGGCCCGCACCTCCAGCCCCTCCTGGGCGGCCTGCGCCACCTGCCGGGCCAGGCACGCCCTGGGGCAGTGCGCCCAGGGCGTACCGGCCTCGGTCTGGAAGGTGCCGAGCACGATGGCGCTGTGCGGCGCATAGGGGAGCGGGGTGAAGGTCGC of Armatimonadota bacterium contains these proteins:
- a CDS encoding amidohydrolase family protein, with product MADLPFAGIPLLDHHAHAFLRRQPEDAEGFRACFTEGDLPEIVRHHVPYTLFYRRAVRDLAHFFGCAPTEEAVLAARAALPFEHRARALLADAGLAAVLLDLGYRPEASLTLEEMRGLLPLPLRPILRVETVAERLVPDAPDWPALEEAFDAALHQAADEVVAFKSIIAYRCGLQVRSWPADARDAALAETRVAFAAGRRRLVAQPVLDTLFLRTLAVAAERRLPVQVHTGFGDRDLDLRLANPLHLRPVLEDARFAQVPLVLLHAHPYVAEAAWLAAVYPQVYLDLSLTVPFLAHRAAPAIAEALGLAPASKVMLATDAFSLPELYWVAARHLREALARALDEATGAGFLDADREEVARLLLHDNAARVYRVSRE
- a CDS encoding glutamine synthetase family protein; the protein is MDEAARQALVERARAAGIRLVRVTYCDNANLIRAKATPLAGLDGVLRYGVGFSVAQQALPMLYDAVLPDSGLGPVGEVWLVPDPATFTPLPYAPHSAIVLGTFQTEAGTPWAHCPRACLARQVAQAAQEGLEVRAAFEPEFYLLRSRDGRYEPVDQTTFAVGYAYDLAAPFLAELVETLEAMGLGVHLLYPESGPGQFEVSIPHAPALAAADRHVLLREAVRGVAARHGLAASFAPKPFPDRAGSGAHLHLSLWRDGRNVTYDEGDPLRLSTLAYAFIAGLLHHLPALAALTIPSVNSYRRIRPHFWAGAFAVYGPENREAAVRVITPRRGPDAMNIELKTVDSSANPYLALAGVLAAGLDGVRRGLHPGEPVEVDPATLPPEERERRGIRPIPATLGDALAALADDTVLREALGEPLARSYMAVRRGEWEALRNASAEAEAEAHLLKY